A genome region from Amblyraja radiata isolate CabotCenter1 chromosome 4, sAmbRad1.1.pri, whole genome shotgun sequence includes the following:
- the LOC116972002 gene encoding centrosomal protein of 55 kDa-like isoform X3 has translation MPVLTRQQAKKAASIPPQIAQEAEKMLKEMKELQAEIELIQLEIRKRDTRIATSKSEKELFYRNLCSAQESRSREKKLLMEELVQIKKLKEIANQDITYKESELVNIKQELERTTAQANDEIHQVYLLETQLNQHVEKHQATEVQLGEKKLELFNAQVALRQCEEKFYTSTVSMQDHIARELRNEINSLQQKLRDQEVLAEEDTFLRNKEADDCCRLIKENSILHSQVMELTQDVESAQAARDQKNSQRSNSIAQLTSLKENERQLELELVYLKRVIEEEEKKAVNALKQLQHLEQGKSSVELNRQSLQNQLITLDKHLSSIKLENSQLKTEKTSLVEYISELHKQNSEKDVEILRMKGYIHTLAQDLGSLKSQLKAESSLRSESCKEISCIADTMKQVANTMTRRNNRNTTILNFSK, from the exons TATTAACACGGCAACAGGCTAAGAAAGCTGCAAGCATCCCACCACAAATTGCACAGGAGGCCGAGAAAATGTTGAAGGAAATGAAG GAGCTGCAAGCTGAAATTGAACTCATCCAGCTAGAAATTAGAAAGAGAGACACCCGAATTGCAACATCAAAGTCTGAGAAGGAACTTTTCTACAGAAATCTTTGTTCAGCACAAG AGTCTAGGTCAAGAGAGAAGAAATTATTGATGGAAGAATTAGTTCAAATTAAGAAACTAAAGGAAATTGCTAACCAAGATATAACTTACAAAGAGTCTGAACTAGTGAATATCAAGCAGGAACTGGAAAGGACAACTGCCCAGGCAAATGATGAAATACATCAAGTTTATTTGCTAGAAACACAG cttaatcAACATGTTGAGAAGCATCAAGCTACAGAAGTTCAgcttggagaaaaaaagctggagttgTTTAATGCCCAAGTTGCACTTCGTCAATGTGAGGAGAAATTCTACACCAGTACCGTATCCATGCAAGACCACATTGCTAGAGAACTGCG AAATGAAATCAACAGCCTGCAGCAAAAGCTGAGGGACCAAGAGGTGTTGGCAGAGGAAGATACATTTCTTAGAAATAAAGAGGCAGATGACTGTTGCCGCTTAATAAAAGAAAATTCTATTTTGCACTCCCAGGTGATGGAACTAACACAAGATGTGGAGAGT GCTCAAGCAGCTAGGGATCAGAAGAATTCTCAGCGTTCAAACAGCATTGCACAATTAACTTCTCTGAAGGAGAACGAGAGACAGCTTGAATTGGAATTAGTCTATTTAAAAAGAGTTATCGAGGAAGAGGAGAAAAAGGCTGTCAATGCCTTGAAACAG CTTCAACATCTAGAGCAAGGAAAGAGTTCTGTGGAGCTGAACAGGCAATCACTTCAGAACCAACTAATTACATTGGACAAACACCTTTCCAGTATCAAGCTGGAAAACTCCCAACTCAAGACAGAGAAAACAAGTCTAGTTGAATACATCTCTGAATTACATAAACAG AACTCAGAAAAAGATGTTGAAATTCTTCGGATGAAAGGATACATCCATACACTAGCTCAGGACCTGGGCAGCCTAAAATCTCAACTCAAGGCGGAAAGTTCCCTTCGATCAGAAAGTTGCAAGGAAATCTCCTGCATTGCTGACACCATGAAGCAAGTTGCAAATACTATGACCAGAAGGAACAATAGAAACACTACAATTCTTAATTTTTCAAAATAA
- the LOC116972002 gene encoding centrosomal protein of 55 kDa-like isoform X1, translating to MSEKMRKASGSLLKKSNLPLNARKWSADPLASIETEYIKNLRQQICLLELETSFLRQQAKKAASIPPQIAQEAEKMLKEMKELQAEIELIQLEIRKRDTRIATSKSEKELFYRNLCSAQESRSREKKLLMEELVQIKKLKEIANQDITYKESELVNIKQELERTTAQANDEIHQVYLLETQLNQHVEKHQATEVQLGEKKLELFNAQVALRQCEEKFYTSTVSMQDHIARELRNEINSLQQKLRDQEVLAEEDTFLRNKEADDCCRLIKENSILHSQVMELTQDVESAQAARDQKNSQRSNSIAQLTSLKENERQLELELVYLKRVIEEEEKKAVNALKQLQHLEQGKSSVELNRQSLQNQLITLDKHLSSIKLENSQLKTEKTSLVEYISELHKQNSEKDVEILRMKGYIHTLAQDLGSLKSQLKAESSLRSESCKEISCIADTMKQVANTMTRRNNRNTTILNFSK from the exons AAAATGGTCAGCAGACCCACTGGCTTCAATTGAAACTGAATACATAAAGAATCTTCGGCAGCAAATTTGTCTGTTGGAATTAGAAACTAGTTTCCT ACGGCAACAGGCTAAGAAAGCTGCAAGCATCCCACCACAAATTGCACAGGAGGCCGAGAAAATGTTGAAGGAAATGAAG GAGCTGCAAGCTGAAATTGAACTCATCCAGCTAGAAATTAGAAAGAGAGACACCCGAATTGCAACATCAAAGTCTGAGAAGGAACTTTTCTACAGAAATCTTTGTTCAGCACAAG AGTCTAGGTCAAGAGAGAAGAAATTATTGATGGAAGAATTAGTTCAAATTAAGAAACTAAAGGAAATTGCTAACCAAGATATAACTTACAAAGAGTCTGAACTAGTGAATATCAAGCAGGAACTGGAAAGGACAACTGCCCAGGCAAATGATGAAATACATCAAGTTTATTTGCTAGAAACACAG cttaatcAACATGTTGAGAAGCATCAAGCTACAGAAGTTCAgcttggagaaaaaaagctggagttgTTTAATGCCCAAGTTGCACTTCGTCAATGTGAGGAGAAATTCTACACCAGTACCGTATCCATGCAAGACCACATTGCTAGAGAACTGCG AAATGAAATCAACAGCCTGCAGCAAAAGCTGAGGGACCAAGAGGTGTTGGCAGAGGAAGATACATTTCTTAGAAATAAAGAGGCAGATGACTGTTGCCGCTTAATAAAAGAAAATTCTATTTTGCACTCCCAGGTGATGGAACTAACACAAGATGTGGAGAGT GCTCAAGCAGCTAGGGATCAGAAGAATTCTCAGCGTTCAAACAGCATTGCACAATTAACTTCTCTGAAGGAGAACGAGAGACAGCTTGAATTGGAATTAGTCTATTTAAAAAGAGTTATCGAGGAAGAGGAGAAAAAGGCTGTCAATGCCTTGAAACAG CTTCAACATCTAGAGCAAGGAAAGAGTTCTGTGGAGCTGAACAGGCAATCACTTCAGAACCAACTAATTACATTGGACAAACACCTTTCCAGTATCAAGCTGGAAAACTCCCAACTCAAGACAGAGAAAACAAGTCTAGTTGAATACATCTCTGAATTACATAAACAG AACTCAGAAAAAGATGTTGAAATTCTTCGGATGAAAGGATACATCCATACACTAGCTCAGGACCTGGGCAGCCTAAAATCTCAACTCAAGGCGGAAAGTTCCCTTCGATCAGAAAGTTGCAAGGAAATCTCCTGCATTGCTGACACCATGAAGCAAGTTGCAAATACTATGACCAGAAGGAACAATAGAAACACTACAATTCTTAATTTTTCAAAATAA
- the LOC116972002 gene encoding centrosomal protein of 55 kDa-like isoform X2: MSEKMRKASGSLLKKSNLPLNARKWSADPLASIETEYIKNLRQQICLLELETSFLRQQAKKAASIPPQIAQEAEKMLKEMKELQAEIELIQLEIRKRDTRIATSKSEKELFYRNLCSAQESRSREKKLLMEELVQIKKLKEIANQDITYKESELVNIKQELERTTAQANDEIHQVYLLETQLNQHVEKHQATEVQLGEKKLELFNAQVALRQCEEKFYTSTVSMQDHIARELRNEINSLQQKLRDQEVLAEEDTFLRNKEADDCCRLIKENSILHSQAQAARDQKNSQRSNSIAQLTSLKENERQLELELVYLKRVIEEEEKKAVNALKQLQHLEQGKSSVELNRQSLQNQLITLDKHLSSIKLENSQLKTEKTSLVEYISELHKQNSEKDVEILRMKGYIHTLAQDLGSLKSQLKAESSLRSESCKEISCIADTMKQVANTMTRRNNRNTTILNFSK, from the exons AAAATGGTCAGCAGACCCACTGGCTTCAATTGAAACTGAATACATAAAGAATCTTCGGCAGCAAATTTGTCTGTTGGAATTAGAAACTAGTTTCCT ACGGCAACAGGCTAAGAAAGCTGCAAGCATCCCACCACAAATTGCACAGGAGGCCGAGAAAATGTTGAAGGAAATGAAG GAGCTGCAAGCTGAAATTGAACTCATCCAGCTAGAAATTAGAAAGAGAGACACCCGAATTGCAACATCAAAGTCTGAGAAGGAACTTTTCTACAGAAATCTTTGTTCAGCACAAG AGTCTAGGTCAAGAGAGAAGAAATTATTGATGGAAGAATTAGTTCAAATTAAGAAACTAAAGGAAATTGCTAACCAAGATATAACTTACAAAGAGTCTGAACTAGTGAATATCAAGCAGGAACTGGAAAGGACAACTGCCCAGGCAAATGATGAAATACATCAAGTTTATTTGCTAGAAACACAG cttaatcAACATGTTGAGAAGCATCAAGCTACAGAAGTTCAgcttggagaaaaaaagctggagttgTTTAATGCCCAAGTTGCACTTCGTCAATGTGAGGAGAAATTCTACACCAGTACCGTATCCATGCAAGACCACATTGCTAGAGAACTGCG AAATGAAATCAACAGCCTGCAGCAAAAGCTGAGGGACCAAGAGGTGTTGGCAGAGGAAGATACATTTCTTAGAAATAAAGAGGCAGATGACTGTTGCCGCTTAATAAAAGAAAATTCTATTTTGCACTCCCAG GCTCAAGCAGCTAGGGATCAGAAGAATTCTCAGCGTTCAAACAGCATTGCACAATTAACTTCTCTGAAGGAGAACGAGAGACAGCTTGAATTGGAATTAGTCTATTTAAAAAGAGTTATCGAGGAAGAGGAGAAAAAGGCTGTCAATGCCTTGAAACAG CTTCAACATCTAGAGCAAGGAAAGAGTTCTGTGGAGCTGAACAGGCAATCACTTCAGAACCAACTAATTACATTGGACAAACACCTTTCCAGTATCAAGCTGGAAAACTCCCAACTCAAGACAGAGAAAACAAGTCTAGTTGAATACATCTCTGAATTACATAAACAG AACTCAGAAAAAGATGTTGAAATTCTTCGGATGAAAGGATACATCCATACACTAGCTCAGGACCTGGGCAGCCTAAAATCTCAACTCAAGGCGGAAAGTTCCCTTCGATCAGAAAGTTGCAAGGAAATCTCCTGCATTGCTGACACCATGAAGCAAGTTGCAAATACTATGACCAGAAGGAACAATAGAAACACTACAATTCTTAATTTTTCAAAATAA
- the LOC116972002 gene encoding centrosomal protein of 55 kDa-like isoform X4 yields the protein MSEKMRKASGSLLKKSNLPLNARKWSADPLASIETEYIKNLRQQICLLELETSFLRQQAKKAASIPPQIAQEAEKMLKEMKLNQHVEKHQATEVQLGEKKLELFNAQVALRQCEEKFYTSTVSMQDHIARELRNEINSLQQKLRDQEVLAEEDTFLRNKEADDCCRLIKENSILHSQVMELTQDVESAQAARDQKNSQRSNSIAQLTSLKENERQLELELVYLKRVIEEEEKKAVNALKQLQHLEQGKSSVELNRQSLQNQLITLDKHLSSIKLENSQLKTEKTSLVEYISELHKQNSEKDVEILRMKGYIHTLAQDLGSLKSQLKAESSLRSESCKEISCIADTMKQVANTMTRRNNRNTTILNFSK from the exons AAAATGGTCAGCAGACCCACTGGCTTCAATTGAAACTGAATACATAAAGAATCTTCGGCAGCAAATTTGTCTGTTGGAATTAGAAACTAGTTTCCT ACGGCAACAGGCTAAGAAAGCTGCAAGCATCCCACCACAAATTGCACAGGAGGCCGAGAAAATGTTGAAGGAAATGAAG cttaatcAACATGTTGAGAAGCATCAAGCTACAGAAGTTCAgcttggagaaaaaaagctggagttgTTTAATGCCCAAGTTGCACTTCGTCAATGTGAGGAGAAATTCTACACCAGTACCGTATCCATGCAAGACCACATTGCTAGAGAACTGCG AAATGAAATCAACAGCCTGCAGCAAAAGCTGAGGGACCAAGAGGTGTTGGCAGAGGAAGATACATTTCTTAGAAATAAAGAGGCAGATGACTGTTGCCGCTTAATAAAAGAAAATTCTATTTTGCACTCCCAGGTGATGGAACTAACACAAGATGTGGAGAGT GCTCAAGCAGCTAGGGATCAGAAGAATTCTCAGCGTTCAAACAGCATTGCACAATTAACTTCTCTGAAGGAGAACGAGAGACAGCTTGAATTGGAATTAGTCTATTTAAAAAGAGTTATCGAGGAAGAGGAGAAAAAGGCTGTCAATGCCTTGAAACAG CTTCAACATCTAGAGCAAGGAAAGAGTTCTGTGGAGCTGAACAGGCAATCACTTCAGAACCAACTAATTACATTGGACAAACACCTTTCCAGTATCAAGCTGGAAAACTCCCAACTCAAGACAGAGAAAACAAGTCTAGTTGAATACATCTCTGAATTACATAAACAG AACTCAGAAAAAGATGTTGAAATTCTTCGGATGAAAGGATACATCCATACACTAGCTCAGGACCTGGGCAGCCTAAAATCTCAACTCAAGGCGGAAAGTTCCCTTCGATCAGAAAGTTGCAAGGAAATCTCCTGCATTGCTGACACCATGAAGCAAGTTGCAAATACTATGACCAGAAGGAACAATAGAAACACTACAATTCTTAATTTTTCAAAATAA